The Amblyomma americanum isolate KBUSLIRL-KWMA chromosome 5, ASM5285725v1, whole genome shotgun sequence genome window below encodes:
- the LOC144132400 gene encoding uncharacterized protein LOC144132400, which yields MNGRAGISTFSLPVMSFSGLTPPPPFLPVPGRPAVPWSQWVRLFKNYMLASGASDFSAERRKALLIHSLGVEGQRTFTLPGSAKDAKEGESATAKDLPADSEGASTRLLPKQTETAPSPYDDAVTALGNHFNTRTNIVVERHRFRKRVQQPGESINEYVVALREHAAACSFAVLEDALRDQFLTGISSQHVRERLLLDGSSLSFSRAVLVATQLEQTTQDVQAFASTSVQHVATKNNAPFHCFRCGSNQHSAASFHCPAKGKRCHCCGRVGHFKSVCNKDRRVASVRELSSEERSDVANILVVAASTHPGIHIDVLVGNTSVAFLVDSGSAVSIMSYSLFNQHFSSKAHCTAPLVKLLDYSRQPIPVHGCFLSEVTYMARTASILFYVLYWGTSLLGIDAIRALNLRIEGSSLCCLETIATAAGSQEQCSVKETQPCYAGLPSYLRKEFHCLFGEGIGLARTFVHQVKTRPSFQPTASKLRRLPL from the coding sequence atgaaCGGAAGAGCGGGCATATCAACCTTTTCGCTTCCAGTCATGAGCTTTTCCGGACTCACACCACCGCCCCCATTTCTGCCTGTTCCAGGTCGCCCGGCTGTTCCCTGGTCACAATGGGTGCGACTATTCAAGAACTACATGCTGGCTTCGGGAGCGTCTGATTTTTCGGCAGAGCGTCGCAAAGCCCTTCTTATCCACAGTCTGGGCGTCGAAGGCCAGCGAACATTCACGCTTCCTGGGTCAGCCAAAGACGCCAAAGAAGGTGAGAGCGCTACCGCTAAGGATCTGCCAGCAGATAGTGAGGGCGCAAGCACCAGactgttgccaaaacagacagaGACGGCACCTTCGCCATATGACGATGCGGTTACAGCCTTGGGGAACCATTTTAACacccgaactaatatcgtcgtaGAACGTCACCGTTTTCGCAAACGCGTCCAGCAGCCAGGTGAATCTATCAACGAGTATGTTGTTGCATTACGTGAGCATGCAGCTGCTTGTTCATTCGCCGTGCTTGAGGATGCGCTCCGTGATCAGTTCCTGACAGGCATTTCTTCGCAACATGTCCGTGAGCGTCTGTTGCTCGATGGCTCGAGTCTTTCTTTTTCGCGTGCTGTGCTTGTGGCCACTCAGCTAGAACAGACAACTCAAGATGTCCAAGCTTTTGCGTCTACAAGTGTACAGCATGTTGCAACTAAGAACAACGCCCCCTTCCACTGCTTTCGTTGCGGTTCTAATCAGCACTCGGCTGCGTCGTTCCACTGCCCAGCTAAAGGGAAACGCTGCCATTGCTGCGGTCGGGTCGGTCATTTCAAGTCAGTTTGCAATAAGGATCGACGCGTTGCTTCTGTTCGGGAACTAAGCAGCGAAGAACGCAGTGACGTTGCAAACATTCTGGTAGTGGCCGCATCCACTCACCCTGGTATTCATATTGATGTCTTAGTAGGAAACACCAGCGTAGCATTCTTAGTTGATTCGGGATCAGCAGTTTCCATTATGTCGTACAGCCTCTTCAACCAGCATTTCTCCAGTAAAGCACACTGTACTGCCCCGCTAGTTAAATTACTGGACTATTCAAGACAGCCCATACCGGTGCATGGATGTTTTCTCTCTGAGGTTACGTACATGGCTCGTACAGCATCCATTTTGTTTTATGTCTTGTATTGGGGCACTTCGCTTCTCGGTATAGATGCGATTAGAGCTCTTAATCTACGAATTGAGGGCTCATCCCTTTGTTGCCTTGAGACAATTGCCACTGCAGCTGGTAGCCAAGAACAATGTTCTGTAAAAGAAACGCAACCGTGTTATGCTGGGCTCCCCAGCTACTTAAGAAAAGAGTTCCATTGTCTGTTTGGAGAGGGCATTGGTCTGGCTAGGACTTTTGTTCACCAGGTCAAAACGCGTCCATCCTTCCAACCCACTGCGTCTAAGCTTCGCCGCCTACCACTGTGA